A region of Hippoglossus stenolepis isolate QCI-W04-F060 chromosome 7, HSTE1.2, whole genome shotgun sequence DNA encodes the following proteins:
- the arhgef37 gene encoding rho guanine nucleotide exchange factor 37, with amino-acid sequence MEMPRRRQPSFTLTLPKPASSELASFGALQKDSMPQETDEATEKTESGEETFIPEAEESDVSVEAPAETMEPVDTKSNLSSQDSFSEETIMSEERIAQEAEEAKKKSEEEEAAAKARAAQRQLMSIEELVQSERNYLRLLQVSTVTIRSNLQTLQPPLANLDSMFLYIEEVMDVSSRLLSLLDQTQVQLGDPQFLETLCASFLSLSSDIEAAYKEYLANYNNVTVLENSYKQKEELWNEIVSVIKASAPEVNATSLSFFLVMPVQRIARYPLLLQTIKKHTDPAHPSYAVLEHTAHTSIAINCRINEYKRFREVADKYKKTETLTIKDKIHRLNSHSIAKKTARLSQQIKHETGIVPKLVDEEFNVLEGFFYVLGHGILELLENVETYLHHLQGFLACKTEEFDFDMDGEKLPICYKEITTALRQWVLPTFEKRMRTLIHKPLCALRDLLVGPRNLIKKRLDKLLDYELIEAKSNLTYEEQAVANTYRTINTLLLNELPQFNALAQQMIWSMLGTYSCLHKDLASDMEQLFQSFTQQLPHSSLSPGAFWEWAESAALEGARRLETLCRSVEETLNAPFVQPLSPSSQRRLKQLTDKHGSGKIYQVGGVVVGSRDLDLNLAKGELVAIISEMDTRGDKRRWLVDAGGRRGYAPSSKLIRYHQPSEDPPPSPHLTLPDGVTGIRRHSYTPESRPLTVRSQPCFQVMAAYDFTARGSHEVSVRAGESVRVLEAHDKRGHPEWSLVEGRGGQRGYVPSNYLTITPLGMGPPGSYH; translated from the exons ATGGAGATGCCCAGGAGGCGACAGCCTTCCTTCACGTTGACTCTCCCCAAACCAGCCTCATCTGAGCTGGCTTCATTTGGAGCTTTACAGAAAGATTCGATGCCCCAGGAGACAGATGAAGCCACAGAGAAAACTGAATCTGGAGAAGAGACATTCATCCCAGAGGCTGAGGAGTCGGACGTTTCTGTTGAAGCTCCAGCTGAGACGATGGAACCTGTAGATACAAAGTCAAATCTTTCCTCACAGGATAGCTTCTCGGAGGAGACTATAATGTCGGAGGAGAGGATAGCACAGGAGGCTGAAGAGGCCAAGAAGAaatctgaagaagaggaagcagcagctaaAGCGAGAGCAGCCCAGAGACAGCTGATGTCCATCGAGGAGCTGGTCCAGTCTGAGAGGAATTATCTTCGACTGCTGCAAGTCAGCACAGTGACCATCAGGAGCAACCTGCAGACACTACAG CCTCCTCTAGCCAACCTGGACAGCATGTTTCTCTACATCGAGGAGGTGATGGACGTGTCGAGTCGACTCCTCAGCTTGTTGGACCAGACGCAGGTTCAGCTGGGAGATCCTCAATTCCTGGAGACGCTCT GTGCGTCGTTCCTCAGCCTGTCTTCAGACATCGAAGCAGCCTATAAGGAATACTTGGCCAACTACAACAATGTTACCGTGTTGGAAAACAGCTACAAACAGAAGGAGGAGCTCTGGAACGAGATTGTCAGTGTCATCAAGGCCTCAGC GCCTGAGGTGAATGCTACTTCTCTGAGTTTCTTCCTGGTGATGCCGGTGCAGCGGATCGCCCGCTACCCGCTCCTCCTGCAGACCATTAAGAAACACACCGACCCGGCTCACCCTTCGTACGCAGTCCTGGAGCACACGGCTCACACCTCTATCGCCATAAACTGTCGTATCAACGAGTACAAACGCTTCAGAGAAGTTG ctGACAAATACAAGAAGACTGAAACCTTAACCATCAAAGACAAGATCCACCGTCTCAACTCCCACAGCATTGCCAAAAAGACGGCGAGGCTCAGCCAGCAAATCAAACACGAGACCGGAATAGTTCCTAAG ctggTTGACGAGGAGTTTAACGTCCTGGAAGGTTTCTTCTACGTCCTGGGCCACGGGATCCTGGAGCTCCTGGAGAATGTGGAGACGTATCTGCACCATCTACAA ggttTCCTGGCCTGTAAAACGGAGGAGTTTGACTTTGACATGGACGGAGAGAAGCTTCCTATCTGCTACAAGGAGATCACCACAGCGCTCAGACAGTGGGTCCTTCCTACGTTT gagaagaggatgaggacgTTGATTCACAAACCGCTGTGTGCGCTCCGTGACCTCCTGGTGGGCCCGAGGAACCTGATCAAGAAGAGGCTGGACAAGCTGCTCGACTACGAACTGATAGAAGCCAAATCTAATCTGACCTACGAGGAGCAGGCGGTGGCCAACACCTACAG GACAATCAATACTTTGCTCCTCAATGAGCTTCCTCAGTTTAACGCTTTGGCTCAGCAGATGATCTGGAGCATGTTGGGGACGTACAGCTGTCTGCACAAAGACCTCGCCTCAGACATGGAACAACTTTTCCAGAGCTTTACACAACAG CTGCCGCACAGCTCTCTCAGCCCCGGTGCATTCTGGGAGTGGGCAGAGTCCGCGGCGTTGGAAGGGGCGAGGAGGCTGGAGACTCTGTGTCGAAGTGTAGAGGAAACGCTCAACGCGCCTTTCGTCCAG CCTCTGAGCCCGTCCTCCCAGCGCCGCCTGAAGCAGCTCACGGATAAACACGGTTCTGGAAAGATCTACCAGGTGGGGGGAGTTGTTGTGGGAAGCCGTGACCTGGACCTGAACCTGGCCAAAGGGGAGCTCGTGGCCATCATCAGCGAGATGGACACACGCGGGGACAAACGCAGATGGCTGGTGGACGCAGGAG GCAGAAGAGGCTACGCTCCTTCCTCGAAGCTAATTCGCTATCACCAGCCATCAGAGGACCCGCCCCCTTCGCCACACCTGACCTTGCCCGACGGCGTGACGGGAATCAGAAGACACTCCTACACCCCCGAGAGCCGGCCGCTGACGGTCAGGAGCCAGCCTTGCTTCCAg GTGATGGCAGCCTACGACTTCACAGCCAGAGGAAGCCATGAAGTCTCTGTCCGGGCCGGCGAGTCCGTCCGCGTCCTGGAGGCCCACGACAAACGAGGGCACCCCGAGTGGAGCCTGGTGGAGGGGAGAGGTGGTCAGAGGGGCTACGTGCCCTCCAACTACCTCACCATCACGCCACTGGGGATGGGACCGCCCGGGAGTTACCACTGA